The Ziziphus jujuba cultivar Dongzao chromosome 3, ASM3175591v1 region catgcacgttgaccgaggttgaccgttgaccgagcgggtcaaaagttgaccttttgttccagttgaaatttcgagttgaccagggtattGTGGCGAAGTGcttgatgccccgagttcgtagactagtagcacgttgaaaacggagctacggtttgaaagttatgagcaaaacaagttgaggtccaaactgtccaaggggtgccggagttgactttttatttatggggaaatgagctttgacttatgcgtggttgtgaagtgcttgtcgatacgagttcacagactagcggcacgcttaaaacgaacatccggttaaaaagttatggacgcgtgaagtttgtcggataccgtaatattttaatgtttttgagttgatgaacagtgaaatgccatgtgtcagcttctgattggtccacgtggcatgaacagtgtcacacggtggcttttatttgataaaaatctcggggaagagagaaaaagagagagaggagagagaaagttcgaccggccaccggagattttcaaattttctggccGATCCACTGTACATGCGCTGGCCAAAaagattcccctccccatttctagcaaaacctcaaagtttcacggtgattggccgccggacgcgcccggatcaaGCGTTCGAAGATCGGCCGTGACTTTTTCCCTCCACTGCCGGCCACCACCGattgacccattttcggccattttccggccacacgcgccagctagccatcaccacctcctcaagtccggccgacccaccaagttttacggccaccggaccaccgacgcgccgggatcggagctttttccggtgAGGGGCCAGAAATCTTCAAActgtgatttctccgccgtccggcctccgtttgcttCACCGCCAGTcctgttggattgctctccccacgagctacaaatctacaaaaaatcacagccaacggccaccgcacacgCCAccaccggcgacggttgccggtgaccgcgacggctcgccggaaattactgttccggcgagtacccagtctctCGGTCGGccccagtccactgtgttcgacctcctgaacccaaatctggcatccgtttccaccaattcatgatggtttgggagaattgcagagtcgaaacccgaaaagctttccagcaagattccgaccccgtcgggtccgatcaccggaaagtaagaccgaatccgtgatcctcatcactcgagcttcgattcggtatataactcgtaacttttagatatcgtttggtgttcgcttcccgggtacccatttgggaattacccgaataaaatattaatatttttggttggtacactgtggttgtttaggtgcgcgtacaaGTGGTGGAGTTggtcctgcggaggatcttagttgatttacgcgctcaaggtgagtgacccacctgcggaggatcttattttgggcaattaattatgtttaattggtatttaaattatgctcatgtggtgcgatttaattatgaattttattgtggtttaatttattatttatgcatgagcaaagtatatttcggtaataatcatacgtggttttaagtgttattttccgggcataatttggttaattattttatgaaaatatttgttgagttggtggtttaattgtataaattatgcccgcggtattttaattgttgaacctcgtacttcgagaaaattgtggtttattggttatcaatgtttcgtaccggttgttaaataaatatgtgggatggtattttgtgaaaatttggtatatttcccacggtagttttggaaaacggtacggttggtttaataattgttttagacgcattcacacagtattggtgttctggtatatgtatatgtggttcagcgcgcaagtattattatttcacccatgagttgccattggaccgtgggcaggcaagtcttgtatagtgcacacagccgcccccctccttggccgggatgatggtttcagcagcggtactgtcgggacgccgaagtgccgtttgcaagtttctctctttaacccccccgccagtcggtgctcaggacgctgggtatcggagggcatcattggtatatggtgtggtgcatcaagtcaAGTGTAATTGTcatgtgtaattttcaaataatgtttcaaaccccaaaggtgttcaaaaaaattatctgttataatttattacattttaattatatattggggtatttatttatttatttattgtttatcaaatggtttaatcccttggttttcgggaagtatgtacatcgggttttgtgaaattgttttaaaaagggaacatttcaaacggagtgattggtgagagttttgagggaaattaatatttccaacagttattattaattatttacttattgttggtatttattcaattcccttaattgttattattattattttattattattaaaagtgttcagtagttagggtcactcattgagatgattagcatctcacgtttttaagttccgttcccttaggtgcaagtggtggtagacgttcttctggAGCGAACAaaattttccgctgctatcgcgtttcgagaagtacctttgtactcattcatttcagtgtattatttctttcatccttgttgtaattctgttgattagcacttcttaaagctctgtatactattgggacacttatgttttatttatgcacttgactgttgttgttgttgagaagtgctgtaatttgtggaacaatttgtagtttgcgggagaaataagggggtgattatagaagtgtgttttcagtgcaggtaatttttggtaagtcctactcttaggggaggtgctgccggattttccgttggaaggtttggtggtatttccctgggatcaaggcttgtctagggttccgggaaagaattctggacgggtcctgacagaaaaAAATCCCAGTTCACAACATACATCATGTGAAAACCCaaacgataaaaaaaaatttaaaaaaaaaggggttaatTTCTTATGTCTcctaacatttaaaataaatataaattagtctttctaattttaaaaacattactgatcttttctaaatttaaaaaaattattatctttttcttcaattattttattcataatttttaaaataatattatttacacTTGTTAAAAGTATTAGTTAtaataaaaatctttaaaactaaactataattaataataatttgaaaaaaattcagatacaatattccttaaaaaaatgtatatcaaATTAATTACCAACCAAGCCGTCCAAAATagttcaaaattacaaaatatgtaAAGAGTAGACAAAAGCTCATATCCGAAATTTGTGTAGTACATATGTAAAATTTTCCTCCCAAGGATTTCTTCTAGTATATATAATGGTGTCTTTCGTGCATGGacagttatttattttgttcattcagaAAGATGGTGCACAACTGGGAATGTTGTAGCATTTTCTAATAATACTCCGTCTCCTTTTCTcggaaaattaaaccaaaaaaattccATCAGTACAAAGTTAAATTGTGATGTATCTAATAATTAACTGATCAATTGTACAACTAATCCGCAAGTTAATTCCAGATGACTTAAGCGTGCGTTTGTGCACCGTATAAACTGGGATGACTTAAGGGTCGTTTGGTGGCGCTAATGTCCAAACGGATAAAAGAATCCAAAGTTCCCAGATAATCCTTTAATTTACCGGATAAGAAATCCCTTTTTTCTGCATGTTGGATTGAGATAGGATACATCTTCCcatcattttacttttttttttttgaaaacctcATACATGCAGCCACGTGTTCTCcacaaaatattcatatatttaatcgattgaaaatatattatttataaaatacaatatattgTGAATTATTATAAGATGAactcattttgtatattttaaaaataatatacttttttttttctttaaaactatattattttaaaatatgatgaaGCGGATCATGCGTCATGAACAAACTAATCATGTGTCATAAACAAGCTAACTCACTCAACAAATTTAACAACAAtctaactaatatatatataacaaactgATCATGTGACATAAACATACTATGCAAGGCTATGCCCTTAAGCTATCTATTTCAAATACAACATAAATTTGCTAAATAACTGCTAATTTAATTCACTTTAATCAGATTGActattaaaatatgataaagtTGGTTAAACATGGAGGGACAATTAATTGCCGGCCGTACGTGTTCACAAACAAACATCTTCTGCTAGACCTCCCAAATGGGCAGTAGAATGTTGAATTACAGCTTATCATTTTCAAAACTAATCAATACTCTTGATCACAAGCATCTCCAGTTGCATCATTGGCATTTCCAATCTCATCTAAAACTCCAAGTACATCATCAGGCCCTGATGCACCTCCGTAATCCGCATCCGAGTCTCGCAACATTAGACTTGCTGTACTTACTAGTAGATTTCCTACCTCAATTGCTAGCTCCGCCCTTTCCATACGCAGATCGTCGCGctgcataaaataattaacatataCAGACACATACATACAGTTAACATGGGCGTcttcaaaaaagaataaaaccttcctttttttttaatttttgattttttattgatgatgtcGATTCTGCTTCATCTTTTCAAAGTCTTAACTCACTTGTGTAGGAGGAGGACGATAATAGGCCACAACAGGGGGTAGAGCACTGCCAGAAGCAGGAACATTACCGTAGCCGGGTATTTGAGACGTCGTACCCTGCAACTGGAGATGCTTGTGATGAGGTCCAATATACtatttaaataagtaaatactcTTTCTACAGTTTACtatttaaataagtaaataatctTAAAcacttctttatatatatatatatatatatattactttttttaaaaaaaatgaaaaacatataattttttatgtcaaaAATCATTAAAGCTATGAAATTCTTCTTCATGAATTACAGGATATATTGTAGAGAGGTTGCAAGATTATATGAtctatttcaaatatatatatatatatataatattggagagtagaaaagaaaaaaggaattggagattaagggaaaaaaaaaatgaaatacatggatctattttaatatatattggagagtagaaaagaaaaaagaaaaaaagaagaaaaaaggaattggagattaagggaaaaaaaaaagatgaaatacatggatctattttaatatatatatatatatatatgatgaagagaaaacagaaaaaagaaaaaaaaaaatatatatatatatattggagagaaaaaagaaaaaaagacgaAGGAGGAGGATTAGGGATTAAGAAGAGAGAGATGATTGAgattgagggggaaaaaaatttatatggataTGAAATATAAGATATTCAAGggttttaattgaaaaatatgaattttgaaaCTAGATAAACTGAAAGAACTTGATTATTTGTCaaatacttttataaaaaaactttataattaatttgaatctaTCAGTGTTTTGGTTATGTTAAtgaatttcataattaatttttagaaaacaacgtttaattggaaaaatatttaaaaagtttgTTGAAGATAAATCGTAATCCGCtactagttttaaaaattataagacATATTTACTTTATAGTATCCTAATAgaaaattctattattttctaGATACATATAATTTGAATACGAATCTCTTcatttttaatatagaaaaaataattattttgacaaGAATTTGTAAAAAGCATGTTAATGATGTACACCTGCGTTTTTCCATTAGGGAATTGATGAAAAAGAGTAAAAATTCTTAAATTGGACAAACATACGGGTTCAAGGGGATAAATgccagaaaaatataataacaataatattaacttAGGGACCAAATTGCAGTACGAAATCGCaccattatctattaaatataataataataataataacacttttttttttttttttggttcactGACCTCTGGACGTGTTTCAAGGATATCAACCTTCCATTCCAAGTCGGAGTTGTGGAGTATTCCACGACCATCAGCTGGACAATGGGTGATCCAATTCCTCCAAGGAGGCCAGTATCCATTGGCCCTGAGGAACAACTGGCTGTAGCAGCTCTTCAGCCTGATACGATTCCCATATTTGATCGGCTCCCACTCCACCGTACAGTCAAGAGCACGTGACGAGGAGAGCAGGGTCGACTGTTCAACTTTCCGACCGGTCAAACCGGTCAGAAATGGATGGTTGGTGGCTGTGAGATACCTGCCATAGCAGCTCTTAAGGCGGATAACGGAGTCGGATCGGGTTACGAGCTCCACGGTCCATCTAGATCCCTTGGATAATCCGTCTGAGTGCTGCCTCACTGATTCTTTGTCTTCGTGGGCATGCAAATATTTTTCATGGTTGCTGCGGAGTGCGACCACCTTGGCCTTGTCGAAGAATTCCATTCACACCGAAATATAAACTGAGATCAAGTGCGTTACAATTATTGTTTTgaacttttaatttggttagCGTACTTATAAccctgaataataataataataataattaataaaatattcaaggGTTGATCATGCACtaaatgtgtaatttttaaagttaataGTAGTAGTAGCTAGTGGATAAGGATAGAGTAATTGCCAATTTCCTGCGTCTAATTGATAGGAGTTTTGTGGACTTTGACCATTATCAAACATTTGAACGCACCAGAACACGTCAATAGCTTTTGCCAAACTAGtagaataacatttttttttttttcgaatcataattttaattagtttcattCGAAAACCAATATTAGCTAACATTGGAACCGTGCACAGTAGTTTTTATAGTACAGTCCAATCCGATTTTGATTTTAGGCAATGATATATCCTCTAGAGATAAAAAGCATCACACTGAATTAAAGCTataataaaaaacacaaaacaccactatactatttatatatttatatatatactttcgaCTCTGGCGAATAAAGCTGCATTATGCACAAAAAGATTTCCAAAGGAGGAAAATAACAGCCAAATAAAAGAGAATGTTTTGTGACCAACTCTGAAAACTAATTTGTGGTCTACCTATGCCGGATTTGGAATAAATCATGACAAATATTCCCTTTGAAATCATTAATTTTCTACGTCATTTCCTTGACATCAGAAGACCATTcaagatagatccaccagaagCCCATTCAATCGCTTTTAATCTCTGCTTCATAAGAAGTCTCCCAGGTAAACCACTATATTGTTTGTTAGAAACATATAACCCTTCAACCtatattaataacaaataacctCCTATATTATAGAAAGATGATACAGTTAAATCCTAAcgttaattttgtaattaaaaaataattgcaatagTTTtgtaagaccaaaaaaaaaaaaaaaaaattatcatatttataatttttattatgttatacTACATAAATACTTTACATTAATTAAATGggtaaataatatgatattatgatcaaccccaaaaaaataaataaataaataaaaattacgcAATTACAGTTTATTTggtgcaataaaaaaaaaaattcaaaatcacaaTACAGTTTGTGACACCAAAAAGTAAAAGGTGTCAAGCATTACATCCACTAGTCTAAATACAGATAGAATCCTATAAACTAATTTTCTCTTATTTCTCATCACAATCAAGTTGTTAACTTCCAAGCAGAGCCGGCCCGATCATTGGCTTGGTGTGCAATTAGACAAGACTTCTTTTTGGTAAGTGCTCCTTTTGgtgagtattttttttaaaatatataaaataattgaaaattttgaaataataaatgaCCTATTTTTTGtaggataaaatattaaataacctagtaaaaatgaaaataaaaataaattaggccctttttttttattttagacttTCCTAATTAGATGACAATTAATATCTTTAAATGCCATTGTAATTTTCCAGAAAACTAATTATCTTTTATTGGAACATGTATCTCTTGCATAatcattctttttttcataaaacaacTCTTAagccataaatttaaaaaaaaaaaatatttaagactctCACTCTTCTAATTTCTTACCATTTACAAATTTCCAACTATCTTCCATGACTTCCCATCTGAAttcaacttttctttttaagatcacaatttttttggatgaatactAAAATAACCATTTAGGTATGGTTTTATAAACAAATTactcttttcttaaaaaaaaaaaaaaaaattcttattgaaactaattaatttaatggtTTTTGCAGTTCAAAAAAGAATACCCTTCTATTTGATTAGAAAGCTTTACATAATTAATCGGGTTCTATATTTCTTCTATCGTTCATCAACTGCTTAATATTTAAATGTCTAGcgttttttaattacttttattatgtCTACAAAGCAGTATATATCtgaacatggaaaaaaaaaaaaattaaaaagctaatCTATAAAATTCGCCCAGGGTCCCCAAAATTCCAAGACCGGCCTACTTCTAAGGTGTGTATCATGTGTCATCTTTTTGGCCGCCAGCATCTTTTTACCATCTACTTTATTCTGCTCTAGTTATTTATAGCCATTTTCAATGTTTCTAACTTAACGGAGATGGAATCAATGCCTGAAATTTTATAAAGTACAGCAATAATTAAAGATATGAGAATCTTGACAATTAAAGATGTGAAAGAGCTAAAATCTTTGGAAGGAAGGCTACAAGGCCCCAAACTTTTAAtggtaaaagaatatatatcttgacatttatatattgaaagaaagaaaaaagaagtgcTTTCTAACTTTACCGGGAATATGCAAAACAACAAAAGGGAAGAGAGGAGAGTGTTTATGGAATTTCTAGACATACATGACATAAAGTAGGTTCGGAGATTTGGATAATGGAGGCTGAAGTCGGGTGCGAACTCGACGGTCCATTGAGCTCCTTTAGATAATGCGTTTCGGTCCTGCCTGATGGATTCTTGGCATTGTGGAAGAATTCCAATCCGGTTATGCTTTTGTCGGACCAACAAACTGATGAGAACGTACTTATCACACTTGTAGTTTGGACTCTGGCGGgtgtatataaattaattaaaaaaaagaaaaagaaaaaaaatgataactaaTTGAAGACTAAAAATTCTTTATATGTACTTTGTATTCTTGGACCACTTGAAAGTctggtcaattttttttttttttcctgttttgaATAAGAGAAAGTCTGGTCATTTACGTTgagtagcatatatatatatatatatatatatatatccatatgagattttaaattcttataatTGCAATAAGAAATTTTTCCAACATTATTTGCTATTGAGTTGAATGGACAAGAAAGAGTCATGTATttacccaatatatatatatatatacatatatatatatatatatattaggt contains the following coding sequences:
- the LOC107422744 gene encoding uncharacterized protein LOC107422744 isoform X2; amino-acid sequence: MEFFDKAKVVALRSNHEKYLHAHEDKESVRQHSDGLSKGSRWTVELVTRSDSVIRLKSCYGRYLTATNHPFLTGLTGRKVEQSTLLSSSRALDCTVEWEPIKYGNRIRLKSCYSQLFLRANGYWPPWRNWITHCPADGRGILHNSDLEWKVDILETRPEGTTSQIPGYGNVPASGSALPPVVAYYRPPPTQRDDLRMERAELAIEVGNLLVSTASLMLRDSDADYGGASGPDDVLGVLDEIGNANDATGDACDQEY
- the LOC107422744 gene encoding uncharacterized protein LOC107422744 isoform X1, whose translation is MEFFDKAKVVALRSNHEKYLHAHEDKESVRQHSDGLSKGSRWTVELVTRSDSVIRLKSCYGRYLTATNHPFLTGLTGRKVEQSTLLSSSRALDCTVEWEPIKYGNRIRLKSCYSQLFLRANGYWPPWRNWITHCPADGRGILHNSDLEWKVDILETRPELQGTTSQIPGYGNVPASGSALPPVVAYYRPPPTQRDDLRMERAELAIEVGNLLVSTASLMLRDSDADYGGASGPDDVLGVLDEIGNANDATGDACDQEY